A window of the Trichoplusia ni isolate ovarian cell line Hi5 chromosome 4, tn1, whole genome shotgun sequence genome harbors these coding sequences:
- the LOC113492583 gene encoding uncharacterized protein LOC113492583 — MDINAEVSTQLSLIDVLLSDLDKTITPCASKKNEKKEEETQDAMPDSTTNTEKNNANPFHCGDDVLVPNKDGRYYLGTIVELSTSNDNDSCEVGSGVARCLVKFGDGTHAWAPVSTLKLLSAPPADDGRIMCVVCKRREGPAQGPATNAIVACDMCGRGYHTKCHSPPVEAWINGASWHCKRCVDQRYRVAAAENRALKRSCDIFRFKGGHQRRQQQELTPPCDTASTTSSASLSDDKEENEDNCYCRKKSDWLAQMLHCCRCTRLFHQRCVSCLQYPLYAGDKLYIFACAECNGGTEFLRRLELSWLDLAHLALYNLTAYNAPNYFDLDGVIMPYIMDNWHALQLSEKMWRTPVNERRERILTALTAARKRFKCGREMKKRATIWGLRCRRPPVPPVHLNLLEQVKKGEPLTDALIHEYSPKLRFLPRAPSPTPLPVVDDSLQPSSSNNNENSSYKNHCMIVPVDGHWLNIMMGKRFHENLNSNSNSENDSTSSYESIKPSEIDEQPSPSTCTSTARNTDAKADNLEKMTELNETITNEATSICDESPPVPSFNNSLVPCSVKLDKISKENIDDTSVSKSDVTNVNINTHTTRIATMNLEVSKLSTKNIIEHSKIMSLQHMDSLPSFTSNFNHDMESSGDETSSRGTLDAIIPPLKNFQGKNNPFLMQNTYSSKKPFSSSANTYNKQNGKQSHYHSRFSLPNLNPLMGPLVRPLKRKLSEKDIVVGPNGEVKRRKYRRPRKYLQSQLNKSCPLPDDNNKPIQNENGEVAAHSGEHINNVKFHGRRLRQRQEKNYYENARRNTNNTTSNNNSVKSLQLSPHKANSTAAEVDAQQLSALKSSVQSYFRAGQTFCVLARRIAPGAAPAYLIEWDSNAS, encoded by the exons ATGGACATCAACGCTG AGGTCTCCACACAGTTGTCTCTGATCGATGTTCTCCTGAGCGACCTTGACAAAACGATCACACCATGTGCTAGcaaaaagaatgaaaaaaaagaagaagaaacaCAGGATGCCATGCCAGACTCTACAACCAACACGGAGAAAAATAATGCTAATCCTTTCCATTGTGGGGACGATGTACTTGTACCCAACAAAGATGGACGATATTATTTAG GAACAATAGTAGAGTTAAGTACCAGCAATGACAACGACTCGTGCGAGGTGGGCAGCGGGGTTGCGCGTTGCCTGGTTAAGTTCGGGGATGGCACGCACGCGTGGGCGCCGGTGTCGACGCTGAAGCTGCTgagcgcgccgcccgccgacgATGGCCGCATCATGTGCGTGGTGTGCAAGCGGCGGGAGGGCCCGGCGCAGGGGCCCGCCACCAACGCCATCGTCGCCTGCGACATGTGTGGCCGGGGCTACCACACAAAGTGCCACTCGCCGCCGGTCGAGGCGTGGATAAACG GTGCATCATGGCACTGCAAAAGATGCGTCGACCAAAGGTACAGGGTGGCCGCGGCGGAGAATAGGGCGCTCAAGCGGTCTTGCGACATATTTAGATTTAAGGGCGGGCATCAGCGGCGGCAGCAGCAAGAACTCACACCACCTTGCGAT actGCATCAACAACTTCATCTGCTTCATTATCAGATGATAAAGAGGAAAATGAAGATAACTGTTACTGCCGGAAGAAAAGCGATTGGCTCGCGCAG aTGTTACATTGCTGTCGGTGTACGCGATTGTTTCACCAAAGATGCGTGTCATGTTTACAGTATCCATTGTATGCTGGTGACAA ATTGTACATATTCGCGTGTGCAGAATGTAATGGTGGCACGGAATTTCTACGGCGACTGGAGCTCTCTTGGTTGGACCTAGCGCATCTCGCTCTGTATAATCTCACTGCATACAACGCGCCGAATTATTTCGACCTAGACGGAGTTATAATGCCGTATATAATGGATAATTGGCATGCGCTTCAGTTGTCTGAAAAG ATGTGGCGGACTCCTGTGAACGAACGTCGAGAAAGAATTTTAACCGCGTTGACAGCGGCTCGTAAACGTTTCAAATGTGGTCGAGAAATGAAAAAGCGAGCTACCATATGGGGTCTGCGTTGTCGCCGCCCTCCAGTGCCGCCAGTGCATCTTAATCTATTGGAACAG GTTAAGAAAGGAGAACCATTAACTGATGCGTTAATCCATGAGTATTCTCCAAAATTGCGGTTTCTACCGCGAGCGCCTTCGCCAACGCCGCTTCCGGTTGTTGATGACAG CTTACAACCCTCTAGCAGTAACAATAACGAAAACAGTTCCTATAAAAATCACTGTATGATTGTCCCCGTCGATGGTCATTGGTTAAATATAATGATGGGCAAGCGGTTTCATGAAAACCTAAACTCTAATTCCAATTCAGAAAATGATTCTACTAGTTCCTATGAGTCTATAAAACCTTCGGAAATCGACGAACAGCCTTCTCCTTCCACTTGCACCTCTACTGCTAGAAACACTGATGCCAAAGCtgataatttagaaaaaatgacAGAACTGAATGAAACCATCACAAATGAAGCTACATCAATTTGTGATGAAAGTCCTCCTGTGCCATCCTTTAACAATTCTTTAGTTCCATGTTCTGTAAAGTTAGATAAAATATCCAAAGAGAATATAGATGATACTAGCGTGAGTAAGAGTGACGTCACGAATGTGAACATTAACACTCACACCACGAGAATAGCTACAATGAACCTAGAAGTATCTAAGTTGTCTACTAAGAACATTATTGAACATTCCAAAATAATGTCCCTGCAACATATGGATAGTCTGCCCTCTTTCACTAGCAACTTTAACCATGACATGGAGTCGTCAGGCGACGAAACCTCGAGCAGGGGCACTCTAGACGCTATTATACCACCGCTAAAAAATTTTCAGGGTAAAAATAATCCATTTTTAATGCAGAATACATATTCATCAAAGAAACCATTCTCATCGTCGGCAAACACATATAATAAGCAAAATGGAAAACAAAGCCACTACCACTCACGATTCTCATTACCTAATTTAAATCCTCTAATGGGTCCTCTGGTGAGGCCGTTAAAGCGCAAGCTTAGCGAAAAGGATATCGTAGTGGGCCCAAACGGCGAGGTGAAGAGAAGAAAGTATAGGAGACCTCGTAAATATTTACAGTCACAG CTGAATAAGTCATGTCCTCTGCCAGATGACAACAACAAGCCGATACAAAACGAAAACGGTGAAGTTGCTGCTCACAGCGGCGAGCACATCAACAACGTGAAATTTCACGGTAGAAGACTGAGACAAAGACAAGAGAAAAATTACTACGAGAATGCTCGAAGAAATACGAATAATACAACTAGTAATAATAACAGCGTAAAAAGTTTACAGCTGAGCCCTCATAAGGCTAATAGTACTGCTGCCGAGGTAGACGCGCAGCAGCTGTCGGCGCTCAAGTCTAGCGTGCAGTCGTACTTCCGCGCCGGACAAACCTTCTGTGTGCTCGCGCGCCGGATAGCgcccggcgccgcgcccgcctacCTCATAGAGTGGGACTCCAACGCATCCTAA
- the LOC113492586 gene encoding leucine-rich repeat-containing protein 57-like — translation MGNSGLKQHYETASKTGVLQLSDHRLKEIPVEALNLTDTLRNLDLSKNRLSTLPDDICKFKLLKQLNLDTNKIDTIPAALGNLRKLEMFNISNNLITSLPDSFAKLSNLKQVYLNNNRLKEFPMQLLGLHNLDVLEISNNKITEIPNGMSELYAAELNLSQNEISTIGEDLHQAPRLKILRLEENCLSLDAIRPSLLRDSKMHTINLDGNLFESKQLISMEGFNEYTERYTAMKKKMF, via the coding sequence ATGGGTAATTCAGGACTTAAACAACATTATGAAACTGCATCGAAAACAGGTGTTTTACAATTATCTGATCACAGACTAAAGGAAATTCCAGTCGAAGCTCTAAATTTAACAGACACTTTGAGAAATCTAGACTTATCTAAGAACCGGCTGTCAACTTTACCCGATGATATCTGTAAATTTAAACTGTTAAAACAGCTAAACCTGGATACAAACAAAATAGATACTATTCCAGCCGCTCTTGGCAATCTGAGGAAGCTTGAAATGTTCAATATATCGAATAATTTAATCACTTCTCTACCGGATTCCTTTGCCAAGTTGTCAAACTTGAaacaagtatatttaaataacaacagGCTTAAAGAATTCCCTATGCAATTGCTGGGCCTTCATAATTTAGATGTGTTGGAAATTTCCAACAATAAGATTACAGAAATACCGAATGGAATGTCAGAGCTGTATGCTGCTGAGCTGAATCTAAgtcaaaatgaaatatcaaCGATTGGTGAGGATTTGCATCAAGCACCTAGACTTAAGATATTGAGACTAGAAGAAAATTGTCTTAGCTTAGATGCTATAAGACCTAGTTTACTTAGAGATTCCAAAATGCATACAATAAACCTAGATGGTAATCTATTTGAGTCGAAACAACTGATATCAATGGAAGGATTCAATGAGTATACAGAGAGATACACCGCTATgaagaagaaaatgttttga